In Stenotrophomonas sp. ESTM1D_MKCIP4_1, a single genomic region encodes these proteins:
- a CDS encoding ATP-binding protein gives MSVAGCPDAAAARRHWRSGGVLLALLAALPVRADDCGGPLRLVHAADPSPATRGPPGPVHAGVAAVLAALHAQEVPLQVQAVPADRLAEGHLPPGTEAVLGWSRQQLPPQWPISTTYLDIPQVIVRRRDDPPILDLGGLRGQSVASPDPATLAPLLARQAPGALLLPPTPLETALRLLVAAQVDAVVANLVDVDHLLRQGHEPSLQVAAPAGFDDTLVLATTPACSRWLAIINSHLAAAPSVRATALAAREDAAPVQAAVPAPPWLRWLAAAVLALLGLGLVHALGYWRLHRETQRRRGLQQRLQEVSAGLPAVVYRARRSCRGEYSVPYIAGDVHALFGMSVDAARVDHRRLLAAVHPDDRGPVMAHVDAAALVRGPIDVTFRSRGRMGWRWVRSHGRPVACSDGDGSGVEWSGYWMDVTEAQMRASALNASRREAEQAVVAKAHFLASMSEQIGAPMNTVVGMLNDLAGTALDPRQRQLLATLEEAAIMLRQILDDVLDSERQQAGEPPCQAAPTDLPALLRGVQRLLAPLAASKGLHLQCVLDPALQAGTLVDGLRLRQILFNLAGNALKFTSHGGVELRLQVQRQDAAGQHVRLQVADTGVGISPARQRAVFAPYTQAEASITRRFGGSGLGLAICRELAAALGGDLQLHSIPGKGTTVSLALYLPACDAPPASAAQAVSPPVEAGSVGQ, from the coding sequence GTGAGTGTCGCTGGTTGTCCTGATGCCGCCGCTGCGCGCCGCCACTGGCGTTCCGGCGGCGTCCTGCTGGCCTTGCTGGCGGCACTGCCCGTGCGCGCCGATGACTGCGGCGGTCCGCTGCGGCTGGTGCATGCCGCCGACCCCTCACCGGCAACCCGCGGCCCGCCGGGGCCGGTGCACGCGGGCGTTGCCGCCGTGCTGGCCGCGCTGCATGCCCAGGAGGTACCGCTGCAGGTGCAGGCGGTACCCGCCGACCGGCTGGCCGAGGGACATCTTCCGCCGGGCACCGAGGCCGTGCTGGGCTGGTCACGCCAGCAGCTGCCGCCGCAGTGGCCGATCAGTACCACCTACCTGGATATACCGCAGGTGATCGTGCGGCGCCGCGACGACCCTCCGATCCTCGATCTGGGCGGGCTGCGCGGGCAGAGCGTGGCCAGTCCCGATCCGGCGACGCTGGCGCCGCTGCTCGCACGCCAGGCGCCCGGCGCGCTGCTGCTGCCACCGACGCCGCTGGAGACGGCCTTGCGCCTGCTGGTGGCCGCGCAGGTGGATGCCGTGGTGGCCAACCTGGTCGACGTCGACCATCTGCTGCGCCAGGGCCATGAGCCGTCGCTGCAGGTGGCCGCGCCGGCCGGTTTCGACGACACCCTGGTGCTGGCCACGACGCCGGCCTGCTCGCGCTGGCTGGCCATCATCAACTCGCATCTGGCCGCTGCACCCAGCGTGCGCGCCACAGCGCTGGCTGCGCGGGAAGACGCGGCGCCAGTGCAGGCGGCCGTACCCGCTCCGCCGTGGCTGCGCTGGTTGGCTGCCGCGGTGCTGGCCCTGCTCGGGCTGGGCCTGGTGCATGCCCTCGGGTACTGGCGGCTGCACCGCGAGACACAGCGCCGCCGCGGCCTGCAGCAGCGCCTGCAGGAGGTCAGCGCTGGCCTGCCGGCGGTGGTCTATCGGGCACGGCGCAGCTGCCGTGGCGAATACAGCGTGCCGTATATCGCCGGCGATGTGCATGCGCTGTTCGGCATGAGCGTGGACGCCGCACGCGTCGACCATCGCCGGTTGCTGGCCGCGGTGCATCCGGACGACCGCGGGCCGGTGATGGCCCATGTCGATGCGGCGGCACTGGTGCGCGGACCGATCGATGTCACCTTCCGCAGTCGCGGGCGGATGGGCTGGCGCTGGGTGCGCTCGCACGGGCGGCCGGTGGCCTGCAGTGATGGCGATGGCAGTGGCGTCGAGTGGAGCGGCTACTGGATGGACGTGACCGAGGCGCAGATGCGCGCGAGCGCCTTGAACGCTTCGCGGCGCGAGGCCGAACAGGCAGTCGTGGCCAAGGCGCATTTCCTGGCCAGCATGAGTGAACAGATCGGTGCACCGATGAACACCGTGGTGGGCATGCTGAATGACCTGGCCGGAACCGCGCTGGACCCGCGCCAGCGGCAGCTGCTGGCCACCCTCGAGGAGGCGGCCATCATGCTGCGGCAGATCCTCGACGACGTGCTGGACAGCGAACGGCAGCAGGCGGGTGAGCCGCCCTGCCAGGCGGCGCCGACCGACCTGCCTGCCCTGCTGCGCGGCGTGCAGCGCCTGCTGGCGCCGCTGGCGGCCAGCAAGGGCCTGCATCTGCAGTGTGTGCTGGACCCCGCGCTGCAGGCGGGTACGCTGGTCGACGGCCTGCGCCTGCGGCAGATCCTGTTCAACCTGGCCGGCAATGCGCTCAAGTTCACCTCGCACGGCGGGGTGGAACTGCGCCTGCAGGTGCAGCGCCAGGACGCCGCCGGCCAGCACGTGCGGCTGCAGGTGGCCGACACGGGGGTGGGTATCAGCCCGGCGCGGCAGCGGGCGGTGTTCGCGCCCTATACCCAGGCCGAAGCCTCCATCACCCGCCGTTTCGGTGGCAGCGGCCTGGGCCTGGCCATCTGCCGCGAACTGGCCGCCGCACTGGGCGGCGACCTGCAGCTGCACAGCATTCCCGGCAAAGGCACCACCGTCAGCCTGGCGCTGTACCTGCCAGCGTGCGACGCCCCTCCCGCGTCGGCGGCGCAGGCGGTATCGCCGCCGGTGGAGGCCGGTTCAGTGGGCCAATAG
- a CDS encoding FAD-dependent oxidoreductase, with translation MSRKHAFQFLDLPRTMPQRIPVELRTSGDWGELYGKFGKEDAQYQAGRCLDCGNPYCSWKCPVHNAIPQWLQLVQENRIHEAATLCHSTNPLPEVCGRVCPQDRLCEGSCTLEEFGAVTIGAVEKYIVDTALATGWRPDLDAVQPTGQSVAVIGAGPAGLACADRLARAGITAVVYDRYEQIGGLLQFGIPSFKLDKDVIHRRREVLEGMGVQFRLGVEIGRDVSVQQLLDSHDAVFVGTGAYRYTDGGLDGQDLKGVLPALPFLVQNSRIVSGDDPKGRPIAGWEDTIALPDLNGKRVVVLGGGDTGMDCVRSAVRLGAAKVTCAYRRDEANMPGSAREVANAREEGVRFLFNRQPLSIEAGADDEVIGVTVVETRLGEPDANGRQNAVPIEGSESLLEADVVIIAFGFSPTLPAWLSEHGVEGQSNGRIVAGGKDRLPYQTAHPRLFAGGDAVRGADLVVTAVAEGRDAAASIVRLLAH, from the coding sequence ATGAGCCGCAAGCACGCATTCCAGTTCCTCGATCTGCCCCGGACCATGCCGCAACGCATCCCGGTCGAACTGCGCACCTCCGGCGACTGGGGTGAGCTGTACGGCAAGTTCGGCAAGGAAGATGCCCAGTACCAGGCTGGCCGCTGCCTGGACTGCGGCAACCCGTACTGCAGCTGGAAGTGTCCGGTGCACAACGCCATTCCGCAGTGGCTGCAGCTGGTGCAGGAAAACCGCATCCACGAAGCGGCCACGCTGTGCCACAGCACCAACCCGTTGCCGGAAGTGTGCGGCCGCGTGTGCCCGCAGGACCGCCTGTGCGAAGGCAGCTGCACGCTGGAGGAATTCGGCGCGGTGACCATCGGTGCGGTGGAGAAATACATCGTCGATACCGCGCTGGCCACGGGCTGGCGCCCGGATCTGGACGCGGTGCAGCCCACCGGCCAGAGCGTGGCGGTGATCGGTGCCGGCCCGGCCGGCCTGGCCTGCGCCGACCGGCTGGCGCGTGCCGGCATCACCGCCGTGGTCTATGACCGCTACGAACAGATTGGTGGCCTGCTGCAGTTCGGCATTCCCAGCTTCAAGCTCGACAAGGATGTGATCCACCGCCGTCGCGAAGTGCTGGAGGGCATGGGCGTGCAGTTCCGCCTGGGCGTGGAGATCGGCCGCGATGTCAGCGTGCAGCAGCTGCTGGACAGCCACGACGCCGTGTTCGTCGGTACCGGCGCCTACCGTTACACCGATGGCGGCCTGGACGGCCAGGATCTGAAGGGCGTGCTGCCGGCGCTGCCGTTCCTGGTGCAGAACAGCCGCATCGTCAGCGGTGATGATCCGAAGGGCCGGCCGATCGCCGGCTGGGAAGACACCATCGCCCTGCCCGACCTCAACGGCAAGCGCGTGGTCGTGCTGGGCGGCGGTGACACCGGCATGGACTGTGTGCGCAGCGCCGTGCGCCTGGGCGCAGCCAAGGTCACCTGCGCCTACCGCCGCGACGAGGCCAACATGCCCGGCAGCGCGCGCGAGGTGGCCAATGCACGCGAAGAAGGCGTGCGTTTCCTGTTCAACCGCCAGCCGCTGTCCATCGAGGCCGGTGCCGATGACGAAGTGATCGGCGTGACCGTGGTCGAGACCCGCCTGGGCGAACCCGATGCCAATGGCCGCCAGAACGCGGTGCCGATCGAAGGCAGCGAATCGCTGCTGGAAGCAGACGTGGTGATCATCGCGTTCGGCTTCTCGCCGACCCTGCCGGCGTGGCTGTCCGAGCACGGCGTGGAAGGCCAGTCCAACGGCCGCATCGTCGCTGGCGGCAAGGACCGCCTGCCCTACCAGACCGCCCACCCGCGCCTGTTTGCCGGTGGCGATGCGGTGCGCGGCGCGGATCTGGTGGTGACTGCGGTGGCCGAAGGCCGCGACGCCGCGGCCAGCATTGTGCGCCTATTGGCCCACTGA
- the gltB gene encoding glutamate synthase large subunit codes for MAPRNRQGLYDPRSERDACGFGMVAQLDDQPSRLLVDTAIAALSRMTHRGGVAADGLTGDGCGLLLRRPDAFLKLLAAEAGIAVGARFAAGLVFLPHDADAAQACRSQLQAQVEAVGCKVAGWRDVPTDDSVCGQLARDTLPRIEQVFVDAGVGQDDGGFALALFLARRRSEQQLRGHADFYVTTLSPNAISYKGMVLPDKLSRFFPDLQRRELASSAIVFHQRFSTNTLPRWPLAHPFRMLAHNGEINTIEGNRRWAQARSKVWKTPRFDIAEFDPVISMHGSDSQSLDNMLELMVSGGMELIQALRILVPPATQSLEFKDPDLAAFYEFHGLNSEPWDGPAGIVACDNRYAVCTLDRNGLRPARWMLTADRHFLVASEAGVWEVPTERVVRKGKLGPGEMIAIDLKRGDLLDSEAIDRINRGRAPYKQWLQQGVTYLQTELIDPSLVEEPFDEGTLRSYHKLYQLSSEEVEQVLRPLAETEQEATGSMGDDTPMAVLSQRSRPLYDYFRQAFAQVTNPPIDPLREDCAMSLSTQLGKETNIFHAGPETVNHVILNSPVLSQRKLRQLLKMDQYVQANRLLDLSYSEDEGLRAGIERICSEAEQAARDGMVMLLLSDRYPVAGRPMVHALLATSAIHHHLSRLGLRCDVNLIVETGTARDPHHMACLLGFGATAVYPYLAYQTLFDLGRRGILKLSKGGEQSQIGRRYRKGVYKGLSKIISKMGICTVASYRGAQLFEIIGLEPEVVDLCFPDTASRIGGAGFARLDADARELCAQAWDAQQGVDVGGLLKYVHGGEYHMYNPDVVTTLQRAARSGDPRAWQQYCDAVHARPPSALRDLLELVPAASPVPLDEVAPASELFPRFDTAAISLGALSPEAHEALAIAMNRLGGRSNSGEGGEDPARYGTQRRSKIKQVASGRFGVTAEYLVNAEVLQIKVAQGAKPGEGGQLPGHKVNELIARLRYAKPGIGLISPPPHHDIYSIEDLAQLIYDLKQVNPTALVSVKLVSHAGVGTIAAGVVKAGADLITISGHDGGTGASPVSSIRYAGVPWELGVAEAHQALLANDLRGRTLLQTDGGLKTGLDVVKAALLGADSFGFGTAPMIVLGCKYLRICHLNNCATGVATQDDRLRENHFTGQPERVENFFRLLAEEVRGWLSYLGARSLEEIVGRTDLLRQIEAAPRDGVRVDLSRLLADARYEGSHCAAQRLYESPDSLATQMDGLLAPAIEHKRGGEHRFLIHNTDRSIGTRLAGAVARAHGNQGMAEAPLELRFRGSAGQSFGAFNVGGLHLEVEGEANDYVGKGMAGGRLVVRPPRGARFEARSTAIIGNTCLYGATGGELFAAGRAGERFAVRNSGALAVVEGAGDHCCEYMTDGVVLVLGKVGLNFGAGFTGGLAYVLDVDRDFVDRYNHELIDIHRVSAEGFENYRQHLHRLIGRHRELTGSIWAQQILDEFRDYIGKFWLVKPKAASIESLTETLRRAA; via the coding sequence ATGGCCCCCCGCAACCGCCAAGGGCTTTACGACCCGCGCTCCGAGCGCGATGCCTGTGGCTTCGGCATGGTCGCCCAGCTTGACGATCAGCCCTCACGCCTGCTGGTCGACACCGCCATTGCCGCGCTGTCGCGCATGACCCACCGTGGCGGCGTGGCCGCCGACGGCCTCACCGGCGATGGTTGCGGCCTGCTGCTGCGCCGTCCCGATGCGTTCCTGAAACTGCTGGCTGCCGAAGCCGGCATTGCCGTCGGCGCGCGCTTCGCTGCCGGCCTGGTGTTCCTGCCGCACGACGCCGACGCCGCCCAGGCCTGCCGTAGCCAGCTGCAGGCGCAGGTGGAAGCGGTGGGCTGCAAGGTGGCCGGCTGGCGCGACGTGCCGACCGACGACAGCGTCTGCGGCCAGCTGGCCCGCGATACGCTGCCGCGCATCGAACAGGTGTTCGTCGATGCCGGTGTCGGCCAGGACGATGGCGGCTTCGCGCTGGCCCTGTTCCTGGCCCGCCGCCGCAGCGAACAGCAGCTGCGCGGACACGCCGATTTCTACGTCACCACCCTCAGCCCCAACGCGATCAGCTACAAGGGCATGGTGCTGCCGGACAAGCTGAGCCGCTTCTTCCCGGACCTGCAGCGCCGCGAACTGGCTTCCAGTGCCATCGTGTTCCACCAGCGCTTCTCCACCAACACGCTGCCGCGCTGGCCGCTGGCGCATCCGTTCCGCATGCTCGCCCACAACGGCGAGATCAACACCATCGAAGGCAACCGCCGCTGGGCGCAGGCGCGCAGCAAGGTGTGGAAGACCCCGCGCTTCGACATCGCCGAGTTCGATCCGGTCATCTCCATGCACGGCTCCGATTCGCAGAGCCTGGACAACATGCTGGAACTGATGGTGTCCGGTGGCATGGAGCTGATCCAGGCGCTGCGCATCCTGGTGCCGCCGGCCACCCAGTCGCTGGAATTCAAGGATCCGGACCTGGCCGCGTTCTACGAATTCCATGGCCTTAACAGCGAGCCGTGGGACGGCCCGGCCGGCATCGTCGCCTGCGACAACCGCTACGCCGTGTGTACGCTGGACCGCAATGGCCTGCGTCCGGCGCGCTGGATGCTGACCGCCGACCGCCATTTCCTGGTCGCCTCCGAGGCGGGTGTATGGGAAGTGCCGACCGAACGCGTGGTGCGCAAGGGCAAGCTCGGCCCGGGCGAGATGATCGCCATCGACCTCAAGCGCGGTGACCTGCTCGATTCGGAGGCCATCGACCGCATCAACCGTGGCCGCGCGCCTTACAAGCAGTGGCTGCAGCAGGGGGTCACCTACCTGCAGACCGAACTGATCGACCCCTCGCTGGTGGAAGAACCCTTCGACGAAGGCACCCTGCGCAGTTACCACAAGCTGTACCAGCTCAGCAGCGAGGAAGTGGAGCAGGTGCTGCGGCCGCTGGCCGAGACCGAGCAGGAAGCCACCGGCTCGATGGGCGATGACACGCCGATGGCCGTGCTCAGCCAGCGCAGCCGCCCGCTGTACGACTATTTCCGCCAGGCGTTCGCGCAGGTCACAAACCCGCCCATCGACCCGCTGCGCGAAGACTGCGCGATGTCCCTGTCCACCCAGCTCGGCAAGGAGACCAACATCTTCCATGCCGGCCCGGAGACGGTGAACCACGTCATCCTCAATTCGCCGGTGCTGAGCCAGCGCAAGCTGCGCCAGCTGCTGAAGATGGACCAGTACGTGCAGGCCAACCGCCTGCTCGACCTGTCCTACAGCGAGGACGAAGGCCTGCGTGCCGGCATCGAGCGTATCTGCAGCGAAGCCGAACAGGCCGCCCGCGACGGCATGGTCATGCTGCTGCTGTCCGACCGTTACCCGGTGGCCGGACGGCCGATGGTGCACGCCCTGCTGGCCACCAGCGCCATCCACCACCATCTCTCGCGCCTGGGCCTGCGCTGCGACGTCAATCTCATCGTCGAAACCGGCACCGCGCGCGACCCGCACCACATGGCCTGCCTGCTTGGCTTCGGTGCCACCGCCGTTTACCCGTACCTGGCCTACCAGACCCTGTTCGACCTGGGCCGTCGCGGCATCCTCAAGCTCAGCAAGGGCGGCGAACAGTCGCAGATCGGCCGCCGCTACCGCAAGGGCGTCTACAAGGGCCTGTCGAAGATCATCTCGAAGATGGGCATCTGTACCGTGGCCAGCTACCGCGGCGCGCAGCTGTTCGAGATCATCGGCCTGGAACCGGAGGTGGTCGATCTGTGCTTCCCCGATACCGCCTCGCGCATCGGGGGCGCCGGTTTCGCCCGCCTGGATGCCGATGCACGCGAACTGTGCGCACAGGCCTGGGATGCCCAGCAGGGCGTCGATGTCGGTGGCCTGCTGAAGTATGTGCATGGCGGCGAGTACCACATGTACAACCCGGACGTGGTGACCACGCTGCAGCGCGCCGCGCGCAGTGGTGACCCGCGTGCGTGGCAGCAGTATTGCGATGCCGTGCATGCGCGGCCGCCGTCGGCGCTGCGCGACCTGCTGGAACTGGTGCCTGCGGCCTCGCCGGTACCGCTGGATGAGGTCGCCCCGGCCAGCGAACTGTTCCCGCGTTTCGACACCGCCGCCATCAGCCTCGGCGCGCTGTCGCCGGAAGCGCATGAAGCGCTGGCCATCGCCATGAACCGCCTCGGCGGCCGCAGCAACTCCGGCGAAGGTGGCGAAGACCCGGCGCGCTACGGCACGCAGCGCCGCAGCAAGATCAAGCAGGTGGCCTCCGGCCGCTTCGGCGTCACCGCCGAATACCTGGTCAATGCCGAGGTGCTGCAGATCAAGGTCGCCCAGGGCGCCAAGCCCGGCGAAGGCGGCCAGCTGCCCGGCCACAAGGTCAATGAACTGATCGCCCGCCTGCGTTACGCCAAGCCCGGCATCGGCCTGATCTCGCCGCCGCCGCACCACGACATCTATTCCATCGAAGACCTGGCCCAGCTGATCTACGACCTCAAGCAGGTCAACCCGACCGCGCTGGTGTCGGTGAAGCTGGTCAGCCATGCCGGCGTGGGCACGATTGCCGCGGGCGTGGTCAAGGCCGGTGCGGACCTGATCACCATTTCCGGCCATGACGGCGGTACCGGCGCTTCGCCGGTCAGCTCCATCCGCTATGCCGGCGTGCCGTGGGAACTGGGCGTGGCCGAAGCGCACCAGGCGCTGCTGGCCAACGACCTGCGCGGGCGCACCCTGCTGCAGACCGACGGCGGCCTGAAGACCGGCCTGGACGTGGTCAAGGCCGCGCTGCTGGGCGCGGACAGCTTCGGCTTCGGCACCGCGCCGATGATCGTGCTGGGCTGCAAGTACCTGCGCATCTGCCACCTCAACAACTGCGCCACCGGCGTGGCCACCCAGGATGACCGCCTGCGCGAGAACCACTTCACCGGCCAGCCCGAGCGCGTGGAGAATTTCTTCCGCCTGCTGGCCGAGGAAGTGCGTGGCTGGCTGTCCTACCTGGGTGCGCGTTCGCTGGAAGAGATCGTCGGCCGCACCGACCTGCTGCGGCAGATCGAGGCCGCGCCGCGTGACGGCGTGCGCGTGGACCTGTCGCGCCTGCTGGCCGACGCCCGTTACGAAGGCAGCCACTGCGCCGCGCAGCGCCTGTACGAATCGCCGGACAGCCTGGCCACGCAGATGGACGGCCTGCTGGCACCGGCCATCGAGCACAAGCGCGGCGGCGAACACCGCTTCCTGATCCACAACACCGACCGCAGCATCGGCACCCGCCTGGCCGGCGCGGTGGCCCGCGCGCACGGCAACCAGGGCATGGCCGAGGCACCGCTGGAACTGCGCTTCCGTGGCAGTGCCGGGCAGAGCTTCGGCGCCTTCAACGTCGGTGGCCTGCACCTGGAAGTGGAAGGCGAAGCCAACGATTACGTGGGCAAGGGCATGGCCGGCGGCCGCCTGGTGGTGCGCCCGCCGCGTGGCGCCCGCTTTGAAGCCCGCAGCACGGCCATCATCGGCAACACCTGCCTGTACGGCGCCACCGGGGGCGAGCTGTTTGCCGCCGGGCGTGCCGGCGAGCGCTTCGCGGTGCGCAATTCCGGCGCGCTGGCGGTGGTGGAAGGTGCCGGTGACCACTGCTGCGAATACATGACCGACGGCGTGGTGCTGGTGCTGGGCAAGGTCGGCCTGAACTTCGGTGCTGGTTTCACCGGTGGCCTGGCCTACGTGCTGGATGTGGACCGCGATTTCGTCGACCGCTACAACCACGAACTGATCGACATCCACCGGGTGTCGGCCGAGGGCTTCGAGAACTACCGCCAGCACCTGCACCGCCTGATCGGCCGCCACCGCGAGCTGACCGGCAGTATCTGGGCGCAGCAGATCCTCGATGAGTTCCGCGATTACATCGGCAAGTTCTGGCTGGTCAAACCCAAGGCCGCCAGCATCGAGTCGCTGACCGAAACCCTGCGACGCGCCGCGTAA
- a CDS encoding I78 family peptidase inhibitor: MPFHIRARSLSALLLPAVLALSACQAPALDEQDSATAHAQQAAEAAKAPADEAGKATEAPPAGNCDASQVQSLVGQTYTDALGKQAQEDAAATQVRVLKPNDMATMEFLGDRLNIEVDEKGLVSGARCG; encoded by the coding sequence ATGCCGTTCCACATTCGCGCCCGTTCGCTCTCCGCCCTGCTGCTGCCGGCCGTGCTGGCGTTGTCCGCCTGCCAGGCGCCGGCGCTGGACGAGCAGGATTCGGCCACCGCCCACGCCCAGCAGGCCGCCGAAGCCGCCAAGGCCCCGGCCGATGAAGCCGGCAAGGCCACCGAAGCACCGCCGGCCGGCAACTGCGATGCCAGCCAGGTGCAGAGCCTGGTCGGGCAGACCTACACCGACGCACTGGGCAAGCAGGCCCAGGAAGATGCCGCCGCCACCCAGGTGCGCGTGCTGAAGCCCAACGACATGGCCACCATGGAGTTCCTGGGCGACCGCCTGAACATCGAAGTGGATGAAAAGGGCCTGGTCAGCGGTGCGCGCTGCGGTTGA
- a CDS encoding DNA topoisomerase IB: protein MSSAPTPERQAARAAGLRYVDDTQPGFSRRRAGQGFAYRDADGHPVRDAATLQRIRALAIPPAYTAVWICAHANGHLQATGRDARGRKQYRYHADWAAVRDSGKFDRTIAFGEALPGLRRRLSRDLKQRGFPRDKVLAVVVALLADTLVRVGNETYAKENKSFGLTTLRNRHLDLLRGGRVRMRFRGKSGQLHEVTVGDRRLGTLVRGVQQLPGQALFQYRDDEGVIQPVDSGAVNDYLREVMGEDFTAKDFRTWGGTLAAVQTFAATELPEPASQRALAKAQREVVCQVAARLGNTPAVCRKAYIDPCVFAGWERGELNALAGLRGPRQWEQATLKVLRRARRLAKRST, encoded by the coding sequence ATGTCCTCTGCCCCCACCCCCGAACGACAGGCCGCGCGCGCGGCGGGCCTGCGCTATGTCGATGACACCCAGCCCGGCTTCAGCCGGCGCCGCGCAGGCCAGGGCTTTGCCTACCGTGATGCCGATGGGCACCCGGTGCGCGATGCCGCCACCCTGCAGCGCATCCGCGCGCTGGCCATCCCCCCGGCCTATACCGCCGTGTGGATCTGTGCCCATGCCAATGGCCACCTGCAGGCGACCGGCCGCGATGCGCGCGGGCGCAAGCAGTACCGCTACCACGCTGACTGGGCGGCGGTGCGCGATTCAGGCAAGTTCGATCGCACCATCGCTTTCGGCGAAGCATTGCCGGGACTGCGGCGCCGGCTCAGCCGCGATCTCAAGCAGCGCGGTTTCCCGCGGGACAAGGTGCTGGCCGTGGTGGTCGCGCTGCTGGCCGACACCCTGGTGCGGGTGGGCAATGAAACCTATGCCAAAGAGAACAAGTCGTTTGGCCTGACCACGCTGCGCAACCGCCATCTGGACCTTCTGCGAGGCGGGCGCGTGCGCATGCGTTTCCGTGGCAAATCCGGGCAGCTGCACGAGGTGACTGTGGGCGACCGCCGGCTGGGCACGCTGGTGCGCGGCGTGCAGCAGCTGCCGGGGCAGGCGCTGTTCCAGTACCGCGACGACGAGGGGGTCATCCAACCGGTCGATTCCGGGGCGGTGAATGACTACCTGCGCGAGGTGATGGGCGAGGATTTCACCGCCAAGGATTTCCGCACCTGGGGTGGCACCCTGGCGGCGGTGCAGACCTTCGCCGCCACCGAACTGCCCGAACCGGCCAGCCAGCGTGCGCTGGCCAAGGCGCAGCGCGAGGTGGTGTGCCAGGTGGCCGCGCGGCTGGGCAACACGCCTGCCGTCTGCCGCAAGGCCTACATCGACCCCTGCGTGTTTGCCGGCTGGGAACGCGGCGAACTGAACGCGCTGGCGGGCCTGCGCGGCCCGCGGCAGTGGGAGCAGGCCACGCTGAAGGTGCTGCGCCGCGCACGGCGGCTGGCAAAGCGCAGTACGTGA